The genomic segment GCCTAAAACGGTGAAGGGCGGGTGAAGAGTAAAAAACCACTCTTCACCCGCCCAACTATCTATCCTTCAACTACTTACACACAAAAGGTGAAGAGTGAAGAGTTGTTGGGAAAATTCTCTCGCATCCGTAAAGATGCAGAGAGAAAATTCCGGTGTCTCAAAAGAAACGATGGATTAGTCAGCCAACTTAGCCTTCAAGAACTCACGGTTCAAGCGGGCGATGTTAGCGATAGACTCGTTCTTAGGACAAACAGCCTCGCAAGCACGAGTGTTTGTACAGTTACCGAATCCGAGCTCGTCCATGCGTGCAATCATCTTCTTAGCACGGGCAGCAGCCTCTACACGACCCTGTGGGAGAAGTGCCAGCTGGCTAACCTTTGAGCTGACGAAGAGCATAGCAGAACCATTCTTACATGCAGCAACACAAGCACCGCAACCGATACATGTAGCGCAATCCATTGCCTCGTCTGCATTCTCCTTAGGAATCAGGATAGCGTTAGCATCCTGAGCCTGACCTGTACGAATGCTGGTGTAACCACCTGCCTGGATGATCTTGTCGAATGCTGAACGGTCTACCATACAGTCCTTGATGATAGGGAAACCAGCAGAACGCCAAGGCTCAACGGTGATAACATCGCCATCGTTGAAACGACGCATGTAGAGCTGACATGTTGTAGCACCACGCTCAGTCTTACCGTGTGGTGTACCATTAATATAGAGAGAGCACATACCGCAGATACCCTCGCGGCAGTCGTGGTCGAAGACGAAAGGCTCCTGACCTGACTCGATGAGCTCCTCGTTCAAGATGTCGAGCATCTCGAGGAATGAAGTATCATCTGGGATGTTCTTCATCTCATGTGTATCGAAGTGACCCTGTGCTGTAGGACCGTCCTGCTTCCAATACTTAACTGTGAAACTTATATTTCTTGCCATTGTCTTGTTCGCTTTTTAATTCTTGTAATTTCTTGTCTGTACCTTAATTGCCTCATACTCGAGAGGTTCCTTGTTGAGCACTGGAGCAGTTGTATCATTGCCCTGATACTCCCAGCAGCCTACGTAGAAGAAGTGCTCGTCATCACGCTTTGCCTCGCCTTCCTCTGTCTGGTACTCCTCACGGAAGTGACCACCACAGCTCTCGTTGCGGTGCAATGCATCGTAAGCGATCAACTCGCCCATCAAGATGAAGTCACGCAAGTGGATAGCCTTATCCAACTCTACGTTCAAGCCTTCCTTCTTGCCAGGGATGAAGAGGTTCTTGTTGAATTCCTCGCGGAGAGCCTTCATCTTCTTCAAGCCTTCCTCAAGACCTTCCTTGGTACGACCCATACCTACGTGCTCCCAAAGGATGTGACCCAACTCCTTGTGGATAGAATCTACAGAGCGCTTGCCCTGGATACCCATCAGGCGGTCGATTTCCTTCTGAACACCTGCCTCTGCCTCTGCGAACTCTGGGAGATCGGTAGAGAGCTTTGGCCACAATGCCTGATCAGCCAGGTAGTTCTGGATAGTGTATGGCAATACGAAGTAACCGTCAGCCAAACCCTGCATCAAAGCAGAAGCACCAAG from the Segatella copri genome contains:
- a CDS encoding succinate dehydrogenase/fumarate reductase iron-sulfur subunit — its product is MARNISFTVKYWKQDGPTAQGHFDTHEMKNIPDDTSFLEMLDILNEELIESGQEPFVFDHDCREGICGMCSLYINGTPHGKTERGATTCQLYMRRFNDGDVITVEPWRSAGFPIIKDCMVDRSAFDKIIQAGGYTSIRTGQAQDANAILIPKENADEAMDCATCIGCGACVAACKNGSAMLFVSSKVSQLALLPQGRVEAAARAKKMIARMDELGFGNCTNTRACEAVCPKNESIANIARLNREFLKAKLAD